The following proteins come from a genomic window of Fibrobacter sp. UWEL:
- a CDS encoding CDP-glycerol glycerophosphotransferase family protein, which produces MKYSVGFLLFYPLDFLLAMFFRLIAPLFKNCRHNHPWVIGGHRGRIYEDNSGALHSYITKHTNQPVIWIASNKDLIKKLEAANQKVLRKNSFKARLAIVQAPVLIYSHGEDDLDQFLKYFRTCLGLRVYLNHSANFCKTGYFAVPGAALWSEEKRKAMAKRIVDFDYLLAGSKYEREMFLKAFPYKDENRILPDCGAAHIDKLLMNKVEPEKRILWFPTFRDEEDLQNRLVEMENQILHSQVIRDYLQKTGTTLTLISHINSRIQVSSDFPLLTVEPIGRIGELMPKSMCLISDYSGLVIDWIVFNRPFIRFAYDESDYMKKRSFYIPLREFRIGQEAWSAEELEKIIASECWKDMKPFEEKRNFYKGKIYPETSPVYAKRCYERILELVYG; this is translated from the coding sequence ATGAAGTATTCTGTAGGATTCCTCCTTTTCTACCCCCTTGATTTTCTGCTGGCGATGTTCTTTAGGCTCATTGCCCCTCTGTTTAAGAACTGCAGACATAATCACCCCTGGGTGATTGGTGGCCATCGCGGACGCATTTACGAGGATAACTCCGGAGCTCTTCATTCCTATATTACCAAGCATACGAATCAGCCTGTGATTTGGATTGCGTCTAACAAGGACCTGATTAAAAAGCTGGAAGCTGCAAATCAAAAAGTTCTAAGGAAGAATTCTTTTAAGGCGAGGCTTGCGATTGTGCAGGCTCCCGTGTTGATTTATTCCCATGGGGAAGATGACCTGGACCAGTTTCTGAAATATTTCAGAACATGCCTAGGCTTGCGAGTGTATTTGAACCATAGTGCCAACTTCTGCAAGACGGGTTACTTTGCTGTTCCTGGAGCGGCTTTATGGAGCGAAGAAAAACGTAAAGCGATGGCCAAGCGAATCGTGGATTTTGATTATCTCCTGGCTGGATCCAAGTACGAAAGGGAAATGTTCTTGAAGGCTTTTCCCTACAAGGACGAAAACCGGATCCTTCCGGATTGCGGCGCCGCCCATATTGATAAATTGCTCATGAATAAGGTGGAACCGGAAAAAAGAATTTTATGGTTTCCTACCTTCCGTGATGAAGAAGACCTGCAGAATCGTCTGGTTGAAATGGAAAATCAGATTCTTCATTCTCAGGTCATTCGTGACTATCTCCAAAAGACTGGGACAACTTTGACGCTGATCTCCCATATCAATTCTAGGATTCAGGTGTCATCTGATTTTCCTCTGTTGACCGTGGAACCTATTGGCCGCATTGGAGAACTGATGCCCAAGTCCATGTGTCTGATTTCGGACTATTCCGGGCTGGTGATTGACTGGATTGTTTTCAATCGTCCCTTCATTCGATTCGCTTACGATGAATCGGACTATATGAAAAAGCGTTCCTTCTACATTCCCCTGCGGGAATTCAGAATTGGTCAAGAGGCCTGGAGCGCAGAAGAACTTGAAAAGATCATTGCATCAGAATGCTGGAAGGATATGAAACCCTTTGAAGAAAAGAGAAATTTCTACAAGGGAAAAATCTATCCGGAGACTAGCCCCGTCTATGCCAAGCGTTGTTACGAAAGGATATTAGAACTGGTTTATGGCTGA
- a CDS encoding polysaccharide biosynthesis C-terminal domain-containing protein produces the protein MAENVQLQDNQENSIKQDQKYLVKSAFYNLAGTVLKVLAPVLMIVVARVFDKALFGVFVSTQLWVLTMSRVAVLGLDKGLHRHLPQNLVQGRPRYEGIMESTYRTILFAVIITVAVLVGAQFNLQSLSSGLSMLSTTEISLFILSLVPWSVLHIFAGASEGNRKPQYKMFINDFAVYTLAPMIALVIYYAGVPDKLALPIGLLASNILGVLIFYVVIKKQFPEMPWRTKEKLPPGLLSYSLPLGFSEVVTSFLLRMDLWMVLALIGPEAAGIYAVMVTISNGLKTIRQSYNPILTPVVAGMSADRIKTDLKPVFSYCVSMVTLIQLTIGFFIVLFPEQTMMIAGKSFITEENPVAVLGILMIGNLINGMFGLAGPVINGLGKSKFMLLMNIVSLVFAIGMNYLLIPKFGIAGAALSSMSYQILQCVWMNIYVRRMIGFLPYKKSLSVQGLWILALVSLYVLLNSQASAFDPSILMKAGIYGAAILIIIATFYFQGLAGQKAKLPKRKKKS, from the coding sequence ATGGCTGAAAACGTTCAACTGCAAGATAATCAAGAGAATAGTATCAAGCAGGACCAGAAGTATCTGGTCAAGAGTGCTTTCTACAACCTGGCGGGAACGGTGCTGAAGGTCTTGGCTCCGGTCCTCATGATTGTGGTTGCCCGCGTTTTTGACAAGGCCCTGTTTGGCGTGTTCGTCAGTACGCAACTTTGGGTATTGACCATGAGCCGTGTTGCGGTTCTCGGGTTGGATAAAGGCTTGCACCGTCACTTGCCTCAGAATTTAGTTCAGGGTCGCCCCCGCTACGAAGGCATTATGGAATCCACCTACCGCACCATCCTTTTTGCGGTAATCATTACGGTGGCTGTTCTCGTTGGAGCTCAGTTCAACTTGCAAAGTCTCAGTTCCGGACTTTCCATGTTGAGTACTACGGAAATTTCCCTGTTCATCTTGTCATTAGTTCCCTGGTCTGTCCTTCATATTTTTGCAGGTGCCAGCGAAGGCAATCGCAAGCCTCAGTACAAGATGTTCATTAACGACTTTGCGGTTTACACCTTGGCGCCTATGATTGCCTTGGTGATATACTACGCAGGTGTTCCCGATAAGCTAGCCCTTCCCATTGGACTTTTGGCTTCCAACATTCTCGGTGTCTTGATATTCTATGTAGTCATCAAAAAGCAGTTCCCTGAAATGCCCTGGCGTACCAAGGAGAAGCTGCCTCCTGGCTTGCTTTCCTATTCCCTCCCGCTGGGCTTTTCCGAGGTGGTGACCTCCTTCTTGCTCCGTATGGACTTGTGGATGGTTCTTGCCCTCATTGGTCCCGAGGCCGCCGGCATTTACGCCGTGATGGTAACCATTTCCAACGGCCTTAAGACCATCCGCCAGAGTTATAACCCCATTCTCACCCCCGTTGTGGCGGGCATGAGTGCGGACCGCATCAAGACGGATCTGAAGCCAGTATTCAGCTATTGCGTTTCCATGGTGACGTTGATCCAGCTGACCATCGGATTTTTCATCGTGCTGTTCCCGGAACAGACCATGATGATTGCGGGCAAGTCCTTCATTACGGAGGAAAATCCGGTGGCAGTCCTCGGCATCCTCATGATCGGGAACTTGATCAACGGCATGTTCGGGCTGGCTGGCCCCGTGATCAACGGCCTTGGCAAAAGCAAGTTCATGCTACTCATGAACATCGTTTCCCTGGTTTTTGCCATCGGGATGAACTACCTGCTGATTCCGAAATTCGGTATTGCGGGAGCAGCACTTTCCAGCATGAGCTATCAGATTCTGCAGTGCGTATGGATGAATATCTATGTTCGTCGCATGATTGGATTTTTGCCTTACAAGAAGTCCCTTTCCGTACAGGGATTGTGGATCCTTGCGCTTGTAAGTCTCTATGTTCTCTTGAATAGCCAGGCTTCTGCTTTTGATCCCAGCATCCTTATGAAGGCTGGAATTTACGGTGCGGCAATTCTTATCATCATCGCTACTTTCTATTTCCAGGGACTTGCCGGACAAAAGGCAAAACTTCCCAAGCGAAAGAAGAAAAGTTGA
- a CDS encoding putative toxin-antitoxin system toxin component, PIN family, protein MLDTNVLLSALLFPGQKFDLLLENVFSFHELLISNFLLDELRKVVKKKFSTKTEALERFISAISFEFVIIPEKFKQVVPIRDPNDYPVLLSAFTGNIDVLVTGDKDFMDLNLPRPEILTPAAYIEKYVAK, encoded by the coding sequence ATGCTCGATACCAACGTCTTGCTTTCCGCGCTTTTATTCCCCGGGCAGAAATTTGACTTGCTTCTTGAAAATGTTTTCTCTTTTCATGAACTTTTGATTTCAAATTTTCTGCTTGATGAATTGCGTAAAGTCGTCAAGAAAAAGTTTTCGACAAAGACGGAAGCTTTAGAAAGATTCATCTCGGCTATATCTTTCGAATTTGTAATCATCCCGGAAAAATTCAAACAAGTGGTACCAATCCGAGATCCAAATGACTATCCGGTGCTTCTGAGCGCGTTTACTGGGAATATTGATGTCCTTGTCACAGGCGACAAGGATTTTATGGACCTGAATCTTCCAAGGCCCGAGATTCTGACACCGGCGGCGTACATAGAAAAATATGTAGCAAAATAA
- a CDS encoding AbrB/MazE/SpoVT family DNA-binding domain-containing protein, whose protein sequence is METAKVSSKGQVTIPIEIRKKLGLQEGSHVAFVEQGNLIVLVNSSMLALRQAQSEFSGMAMAADIKCEYDVTKMIKDERD, encoded by the coding sequence ATGGAAACAGCAAAAGTATCTTCAAAAGGACAAGTAACCATTCCCATCGAAATCCGCAAAAAACTGGGCCTTCAAGAAGGCTCCCATGTGGCTTTTGTTGAGCAAGGCAACCTGATTGTTCTTGTGAATTCATCAATGCTGGCTCTGCGTCAAGCCCAGTCTGAATTTTCCGGCATGGCAATGGCCGCCGACATAAAGTGCGAATACGATGTCACAAAGATGATCAAGGATGAACGGGATTAG
- a CDS encoding site-specific DNA-methyltransferase, which produces MPSLHWLGKDAVLNHHLDVPYKTLELKDSFNCEKGASENKIIHGDNLEALKALMPEYEGKVKCIYIDPPYNTGNENWVYNDNVNSPKIRKWLGQVVGKEAEDLTRHDKWLCMMYPRLKLLHKLLREDGAIFISIDDNEQANLKLMCDEIFGAGNFVAQVIWERAYAPVNLKKHFSESHDYIICYAKKIDTLICNGLPRTSDANSRYINPDNDPRGVWKASDCSVGPAINEKIYEIELPSGRKVLPSKGRCWLYTKERFAEMIADNRIWFGPEGNSVPAVKKFLSEVKQGITPMTIWKYTEVGHSQDATKKLKDLFDGKSVFDYPKSVDLVKRCFELYSDSNSIILDSFAGSGTTAHAVLNLNKQDGGNRKFILVEMEDYANNITAERVRRVINGYGEGKNAVEGTGGDFNYYELGAEMLLDGSLNEEQPLENIRNYIYYTETNSVIDSSEVSKNGNDFFLGNHDNAAYYLFYKKSEVTTLDFEFLGTISQKAERYVIYADNCVLPKDFLFKNNIVFKKIPRDVRKF; this is translated from the coding sequence TTGCCCTCCTTACACTGGCTCGGAAAAGATGCTGTTCTAAATCATCACCTGGATGTTCCATACAAGACCCTGGAACTGAAGGATTCCTTCAACTGCGAAAAAGGCGCTTCTGAAAACAAGATTATTCATGGCGACAACCTTGAAGCCCTCAAAGCCTTGATGCCAGAATACGAAGGCAAGGTGAAATGCATCTATATTGATCCGCCGTACAATACGGGCAACGAAAACTGGGTGTACAATGACAATGTGAACAGTCCGAAAATCCGTAAATGGCTGGGGCAGGTTGTGGGGAAAGAAGCCGAGGATTTAACCCGACACGACAAGTGGCTGTGCATGATGTACCCGCGATTGAAATTGTTGCACAAACTGCTTCGGGAAGATGGCGCAATTTTTATCAGCATCGACGATAACGAGCAGGCAAATCTGAAACTGATGTGCGATGAAATTTTTGGGGCAGGGAATTTTGTTGCGCAGGTGATATGGGAAAGAGCCTATGCGCCAGTCAATTTGAAAAAACATTTTTCAGAAAGCCATGATTACATCATCTGTTATGCAAAAAAAATTGACACTCTCATTTGCAATGGGTTGCCAAGAACAAGTGACGCAAACAGTCGTTACATTAATCCAGATAATGATCCAAGAGGCGTTTGGAAAGCTAGCGATTGTTCGGTCGGTCCCGCAATCAACGAAAAAATCTATGAAATAGAATTACCTTCGGGGAGAAAAGTTTTGCCATCAAAAGGTAGATGTTGGTTGTATACAAAAGAGCGTTTTGCAGAAATGATTGCCGATAATAGAATTTGGTTCGGTCCAGAAGGTAATAGCGTCCCCGCCGTAAAAAAATTCCTTTCTGAAGTAAAGCAGGGAATTACGCCCATGACTATCTGGAAATACACCGAGGTTGGACATTCTCAAGACGCTACAAAAAAATTAAAGGATTTGTTTGACGGAAAATCTGTATTTGATTATCCTAAATCTGTTGATTTAGTAAAGCGTTGTTTTGAATTATATTCTGATTCCAACTCCATCATCCTTGACTCCTTCGCTGGTTCCGGCACAACAGCCCACGCAGTCCTCAACCTGAACAAACAAGATGGTGGAAACCGTAAGTTCATCCTTGTAGAAATGGAAGACTATGCGAACAACATCACTGCAGAAAGAGTCCGTCGCGTCATCAATGGTTACGGAGAAGGCAAGAATGCTGTGGAGGGAACTGGTGGCGATTTCAACTATTACGAACTCGGCGCCGAAATGTTGCTGGACGGTTCCTTGAACGAAGAACAGCCTTTAGAAAACATCCGCAACTACATCTACTATACAGAAACCAATTCCGTCATCGACTCCTCTGAAGTTTCAAAGAACGGAAACGACTTCTTCTTGGGCAATCACGACAATGCCGCCTACTACCTTTTCTATAAAAAGTCTGAAGTCACGACTCTTGATTTCGAATTCCTTGGAACCATCAGTCAAAAGGCGGAACGCTATGTGATTTACGCCGACAACTGCGTATTGCCCAAAGATTTTCTTTTCAAGAATAACATCGTGTTTAAGAAAATTCCAAGAGATGTGAGGAAATTCTAA
- a CDS encoding DEAD/DEAH box helicase, giving the protein MLLKPYQKQIIDDLARYLEILKEKGNTAVAFNDFWQTHPRTAITPILGESVEPYKNNVPGVPHVCIKVPTAGGKTFIAANALNTIFSAFDASRPKTVVWLVPSNSILEQTIRNFSNPRHPYREQLNTDFGNKVEVFDKKMLLQGAGFNCTSVHENLTLCILGFDSLRARKAEDRKVNDENGNLQSFAGRVEEDEISVMSVLRSLNPVVIVDESHNAESELSVEMLKNLNPSFILDLTATPRENSNIISFTSALELKKENMVKLPVIVYNHRKKEDVISSALELRMRLETVAEAARKNGAPYIRPIVLFQAEPKIKNDNATFEKIKSMLLELKIPEEQIKIKTADKNELQNVDLMSADCPVRYIITVNALKEGWDCPFAYILASLADRSSSVDVEQILGRVLRLPNVCKNENAMLNMSYVFTASAKFGETLDSIVKGLNRAGFSSRDYRQVEIEEPENSGATEPPLFADVNKPEDFDISKIFWKPVPVLGGNVVEKSAGHAYIDNVAEQNSVIAEITKQAIAENQKLENQVVANAKSPLMPSEVSKQVKTYDVKGIFKESVANLRLPQFYYRHALQNDLFNLNSEPFEKDMLLKKFPLKNADTNIDFQNVELDIRRIDLDEAQKDFTPTIFNVDKQRQNEIVQWLTNVNDLNKKRELCAKNLRGWIGNMYPIPDPDIIEYINRVLQNFSDADLNNMMNSQALYADKIKQKINELSAKYIESEFDKSLDQDKIELKPTYEIPEKLNLSAVGKPLPKTLHEAEENVNGFEEEVINVVANMENVEFWTRNREKKDFCINGFINHYPDFIIKTKNGKVILLETKGDHLDAEKKIKLGKKWAEKAGNEYRYCLVYKTRMVEGAYTKDEFLNALENW; this is encoded by the coding sequence ATGCTTTTAAAACCGTACCAGAAACAGATTATAGATGACCTTGCTCGCTATCTTGAAATTTTAAAAGAAAAAGGGAATACCGCTGTCGCCTTCAACGATTTTTGGCAGACCCATCCCCGCACTGCAATTACGCCTATACTTGGCGAATCCGTGGAACCGTACAAGAACAATGTTCCCGGCGTTCCTCATGTTTGCATCAAGGTTCCGACTGCAGGGGGAAAAACATTTATTGCGGCCAATGCATTGAATACGATTTTCAGCGCATTTGACGCATCTCGCCCAAAAACCGTGGTGTGGCTTGTGCCATCCAATTCGATTTTGGAACAGACCATCCGCAATTTCAGCAATCCAAGGCATCCGTACCGCGAACAGTTGAATACGGATTTTGGTAACAAGGTGGAGGTCTTTGACAAGAAGATGCTATTGCAGGGTGCGGGCTTTAATTGCACTTCTGTTCATGAAAACTTGACGCTTTGCATTCTAGGCTTTGACAGCCTCCGCGCAAGAAAAGCGGAAGACCGTAAAGTCAATGATGAAAATGGAAACCTGCAATCTTTTGCGGGTCGTGTTGAAGAAGATGAAATTTCCGTAATGTCTGTTTTGCGTTCGTTAAATCCTGTTGTAATTGTTGACGAAAGCCACAATGCGGAAAGCGAACTCAGTGTTGAAATGCTGAAAAATCTGAATCCCAGTTTTATTCTGGATTTGACTGCAACGCCTCGCGAGAACAGCAATATCATCAGTTTTACTTCTGCACTTGAACTCAAGAAAGAGAACATGGTGAAGTTGCCGGTGATTGTCTATAACCATCGCAAAAAAGAGGATGTGATAAGTTCCGCTCTAGAACTTCGCATGCGCCTAGAAACGGTTGCGGAGGCTGCACGTAAAAACGGTGCTCCCTACATCCGCCCCATTGTACTTTTTCAGGCAGAACCTAAAATAAAAAATGACAACGCCACTTTTGAAAAAATAAAGTCCATGCTTTTGGAATTGAAAATTCCAGAAGAACAGATTAAGATAAAGACTGCCGACAAGAATGAATTGCAGAATGTGGATTTGATGTCTGCCGATTGCCCGGTACGTTATATCATTACGGTAAACGCGTTGAAAGAAGGTTGGGACTGTCCATTCGCTTATATTCTAGCGAGTCTTGCGGATCGCAGTTCCAGCGTGGACGTGGAACAAATTTTGGGCAGGGTTTTGCGATTGCCCAATGTTTGCAAAAATGAAAATGCAATGCTTAACATGAGCTATGTGTTTACCGCCTCTGCAAAATTCGGCGAAACTCTGGATAGCATCGTGAAGGGCTTGAACCGTGCTGGGTTTAGTAGCAGGGACTATCGCCAAGTTGAAATTGAGGAACCGGAAAATTCTGGTGCGACTGAACCGCCGTTGTTTGCTGACGTTAATAAGCCTGAAGATTTTGATATTTCAAAAATTTTCTGGAAGCCGGTTCCCGTGCTTGGCGGAAACGTTGTGGAAAAATCCGCAGGCCATGCATATATCGACAATGTTGCAGAGCAAAATTCCGTAATCGCAGAAATCACAAAGCAGGCCATTGCCGAAAACCAGAAATTGGAAAATCAAGTTGTGGCAAACGCAAAATCTCCGTTAATGCCTAGTGAGGTGAGCAAGCAAGTGAAAACATACGACGTGAAGGGAATCTTCAAGGAATCCGTAGCAAATCTCAGACTGCCGCAGTTCTATTACAGACACGCTCTGCAAAATGATTTGTTCAACTTGAACTCGGAACCTTTTGAAAAGGACATGCTCCTGAAAAAGTTTCCCCTAAAAAATGCGGACACGAACATTGATTTTCAAAATGTCGAATTGGACATCCGTCGTATCGACTTGGATGAAGCGCAGAAGGATTTCACTCCCACAATTTTCAATGTAGATAAGCAAAGGCAAAATGAAATTGTCCAGTGGCTTACGAATGTAAATGACCTAAACAAGAAAAGAGAACTGTGTGCAAAAAATCTTCGCGGTTGGATTGGCAATATGTATCCCATTCCTGACCCGGATATTATTGAATACATAAACCGGGTTTTGCAGAATTTCTCGGATGCAGACTTGAACAATATGATGAATTCACAGGCGCTTTACGCTGATAAGATTAAGCAAAAAATCAATGAGCTTTCGGCAAAGTATATCGAAAGCGAATTTGACAAGTCCTTGGATCAAGATAAAATAGAATTGAAACCGACTTACGAAATTCCAGAAAAATTAAATCTTTCCGCTGTCGGAAAGCCGCTCCCGAAAACACTTCACGAAGCCGAAGAAAATGTCAATGGTTTTGAGGAAGAAGTAATCAACGTTGTCGCCAATATGGAGAACGTGGAATTCTGGACACGCAATCGCGAAAAGAAGGATTTCTGCATCAATGGCTTTATCAATCACTATCCGGACTTTATCATCAAAACAAAAAATGGCAAGGTCATTTTGTTAGAAACCAAGGGCGACCATCTGGATGCCGAAAAGAAAATTAAATTAGGGAAAAAATGGGCGGAAAAGGCTGGTAATGAATATCGTTATTGCCTGGTGTATAAAACTCGTATGGTTGAGGGCGCATATACGAAAGATGAATTTCTGAATGCACTAGAAAATTGGTAG
- the lptC gene encoding LPS export ABC transporter periplasmic protein LptC, giving the protein MARILRRNEMRLNAWVSGGVFLCLFLGLLACLTGCEEIEEEKPWIQVERPDMLFTDTTLMDSYDKGVLAWKLKTAYLERWGNKDLVFVRPVLVDIYDSLGERTAFLRADSGRMDMKFTYVHAYGHVYALTPKGASVRSDSLIWDKKDNHVRTDSYVRVVSEDGDVLQGKGFISDAQLDNWRILSNVTGIFQDAAKRLKDEDQKEAEEIENRNRAAQSPPKPAPKPAPSSSESSKEEPKKDVQADNAPSHQPFHNLRRAGNRPPAKKAEGN; this is encoded by the coding sequence GTGGCACGGATTTTGCGTAGAAATGAAATGCGCTTGAACGCCTGGGTTTCGGGCGGTGTTTTTCTGTGCCTTTTCCTAGGGTTACTGGCTTGCCTTACGGGCTGCGAAGAAATTGAAGAGGAAAAACCTTGGATTCAGGTTGAGCGCCCTGATATGCTTTTCACGGACACCACCTTGATGGATAGCTACGACAAGGGTGTTCTTGCCTGGAAATTGAAGACGGCCTACCTGGAACGCTGGGGCAACAAGGACCTGGTGTTTGTTCGCCCGGTGCTGGTGGATATTTACGATTCCCTGGGGGAACGTACGGCATTTTTGCGTGCGGATTCCGGCCGGATGGATATGAAGTTTACCTACGTCCACGCTTATGGCCATGTGTATGCCTTGACTCCCAAGGGCGCATCTGTACGCTCCGACTCCTTGATCTGGGACAAGAAGGATAATCACGTCCGTACGGATAGTTACGTTCGCGTGGTCAGCGAAGATGGCGACGTGCTTCAGGGTAAGGGTTTCATTAGCGACGCCCAGTTGGACAACTGGCGCATTCTTTCCAACGTCACGGGTATTTTTCAGGATGCGGCCAAGCGCCTGAAGGACGAAGACCAGAAGGAAGCGGAAGAAATCGAGAATCGCAATCGGGCTGCGCAGTCACCGCCGAAGCCTGCTCCCAAGCCGGCGCCTTCCTCTAGTGAATCGTCCAAGGAAGAGCCGAAAAAGGATGTTCAGGCGGACAATGCACCGTCTCATCAGCCGTTCCATAATTTGCGTCGCGCGGGCAATCGACCTCCTGCAAAGAAAGCGGAGGGCAACTGA
- a CDS encoding LptA/OstA family protein encodes MNGLFLRNFLLVFLTSLLVLSGEALAQKSPLIMKHADSLAVARKRGSLLLQGRVHFIHDSVNVKTQRATWNKDGEVVSCEGGFLFTHPSGWIDANQGVYQKKKGVASATGDVHAGDSARTYYATGEYVVYDKENEVLTMPDKPRLYYYDKKDSVKNGKTETTVDTVTVIARRIVYNKKDSFAEAHGDASITHKDVSIKADEMTYDRKADYARGVGHVVIHHDSVTVYADRMNYNKKDDFAEAFNNVKVTQEDMVVTCDTGYFDRKNNWMSMKGHPKCELKNYNLTGDSIFLTLDSTGKTLKSALVIRNAHGLQQEDAKKGNPGSVTEAFGDTLYAQFDGNKIERLYVNLNARGFFYEKDLESYRNNMNGDRLDMYFEKGKMHHAIVSGKAQSTYYYVKKDRSVAGRNEAAGDTIFIKFDPRKNAVKTLRMLGGSSTPSSGRYVDMEKENKKKNDMTEKKDLTESISKDDKANGDTSAKKSKSMKDLFKAQKEKKALERKAQEQESKK; translated from the coding sequence ATGAATGGTTTATTCCTCAGGAACTTTCTGCTAGTATTTTTGACGAGCCTGCTTGTGCTTTCTGGAGAGGCACTTGCACAGAAGTCTCCTTTAATCATGAAGCATGCGGATAGCCTTGCGGTGGCCCGCAAGCGCGGTTCCCTCCTGCTGCAGGGCCGAGTTCATTTTATTCACGATAGCGTAAACGTCAAGACCCAACGCGCCACCTGGAACAAGGACGGCGAAGTGGTTTCCTGCGAAGGCGGTTTCCTGTTTACCCATCCGTCGGGTTGGATTGATGCTAACCAGGGCGTCTACCAGAAAAAGAAGGGCGTTGCCTCCGCTACGGGAGATGTTCACGCCGGGGATTCCGCCCGCACTTATTACGCTACCGGCGAGTATGTGGTTTACGATAAGGAAAACGAAGTCCTGACCATGCCGGATAAGCCCAGGCTGTATTACTACGACAAGAAGGACTCTGTCAAAAACGGCAAGACGGAAACCACCGTAGATACGGTGACGGTAATAGCAAGGCGTATTGTCTACAACAAGAAGGATTCCTTTGCGGAAGCTCATGGGGATGCGTCCATCACCCATAAGGACGTGTCCATCAAGGCAGACGAAATGACTTACGACCGTAAGGCGGATTATGCCCGCGGGGTGGGACATGTGGTGATTCATCACGACTCCGTGACGGTGTATGCCGACCGCATGAACTACAACAAGAAGGACGATTTTGCGGAAGCGTTTAACAACGTGAAGGTGACGCAGGAAGACATGGTGGTGACTTGCGATACGGGCTATTTCGATCGCAAGAATAACTGGATGTCCATGAAGGGGCACCCCAAATGCGAATTGAAAAATTATAACCTGACGGGAGACTCCATTTTCCTGACCCTGGATTCTACGGGGAAGACCTTGAAGAGCGCTCTGGTGATTCGCAATGCCCACGGCCTCCAGCAGGAAGATGCCAAGAAGGGAAATCCTGGCAGCGTGACGGAAGCTTTTGGCGACACGCTGTATGCCCAGTTTGACGGCAACAAGATTGAACGCCTATACGTGAACTTGAATGCCCGCGGATTCTTCTACGAGAAGGACCTTGAAAGCTACCGCAACAACATGAATGGCGATCGTCTAGACATGTACTTTGAAAAGGGCAAGATGCATCACGCCATTGTTTCTGGAAAGGCCCAAAGCACTTATTATTACGTGAAGAAGGATCGCTCTGTGGCAGGGCGTAACGAGGCTGCCGGCGATACCATCTTCATCAAGTTCGACCCGCGAAAGAATGCTGTAAAGACATTGCGCATGTTGGGTGGATCTTCTACTCCTTCCAGTGGCCGCTATGTGGACATGGAAAAGGAAAACAAGAAAAAGAACGATATGACCGAGAAGAAGGATTTGACAGAATCCATCTCTAAGGACGATAAAGCCAATGGGGATACTTCTGCGAAAAAGTCCAAATCCATGAAAGACTTGTTCAAGGCTCAAAAGGAAAAGAAGGCTTTGGAACGGAAGGCTCAGGAACAGGAGAGCAAGAAATGA